In Trifolium pratense cultivar HEN17-A07 linkage group LG7, ARS_RC_1.1, whole genome shotgun sequence, a genomic segment contains:
- the LOC123894859 gene encoding protein NRT1/ PTR FAMILY 5.1, which produces MEAKEDYTQDGTVDLHGKPAVPSKTGKWKACAFLVGYEAFERMAFYGVASNLVNYLTTQLHEDTVSSVRNVNNWSGSVWITPILGAYIADSHLGRFWTFTLSSLIYVLGMTLLTIAVSLKSLKPTCTNGVCNKASTSQIAFFYASLYTMAIGAGGTKPNISTFGADQFDDFNPHEKELKASFFNWWMFTSFLGALIATLGLVYIQENLGWGLGYGIPTAGLLLSLVIFYIGTPIYRHKVRTSKSPAKDIVRVLIAAFKNRKLQLPSNPSDLHEFQMEHCVIRGKRHVYHTQTLRFLDKAAIKEDPTTDSKRVPMTVNQVEGAKLIFGMLLIWLVTLIPSTIWAQINTLFVKQGTTLDRNLGSDFKIPAASLGSFVTLSMLLSVPMYDRFFVPFMRQKTGNPRGITLLQRLGIGFSIQIIAIAIAYAVEVRRMHVIKENLISGPKDIVPMSIFWLLPQYVLIGIADVFNAIGLLEFFYDQSPEDMQSLGTTFFTSGIGVGNFLNSFLVTITDKITGRGDRKSWIADNLNDSHLDYYYGFLLIMSSVNLLVFLWVSSKYIYKKESTRVKEALCVQMEENPTLDASLGLQV; this is translated from the exons atggaAGCCAAAGAAGATTATACACAAGATGGCACTGTTGATTTACATGGCAAGCCTGCTGTTCCATCCAAAACTGGCAAATGGAAGGCTTGCGCTTTTCTTGTTG GGTATGAAGCATTTGAAAGGATGGCCTTCTATGGAGTTGCATCAAACTTGGTGAATTACCTTACAACACAACTTCATGAAGATACTGTTTCATCAGTCAGGAATGTGAATAATTGGTCAGGATCTGTTTGGATAACACCAATTCTTGGTGCTTATATTGCTGATTCACACTTGGGTCGCTTTTGGACTTTCACCCTCTCATCTCTCATTTATGTTTTG GGAATGACACTTCTTACTATAGCTGTATCACTCAAGAGCTTGAAACCAACATGCACAAATGGTGTATGCAACAAGGCCTCAACATCACAAATTGCATTTTTCTATGCTTCACTTTACACAATGGCAATTGGAGCAGGTGGAACAAAACCAAATATCTCAACATTTGGTGCTGACCAATTTGATGATTTTAATCCTCATGAGAAAGAGTTAAAGGCTTCTTTCTTTAACTGGTGGATGTTTACATCATTTTTAGGTGCCTTAATTGCAACATTAGGACTTGTTTACATTCAAGAGAATTTAGGATGGGGACTTGGATATGGTATTCCTACTGCTGGTTTATTATTGTCActagttattttttatataggGACACCAATTTATAGGCATAAAGTTAGGACTTCTAAAAGTCCTGCTAAGGATATAGTTCGTGTTCTTATTGCTGCTTTCAAGAATAGAAAACTTCAACTTCCAAGTAACCCTTCAGATTTACATGAGTTTCAGATGGAACATTGTGTTATTAGGGGGAAGAGGCATGTCTATCACACTCAGACTTTGAG GTTTTTGGACAAAGCTGCTATCAAAGAAGATCCTACAACTGATTCCAAAAGAGTACCAATGACAGTAAACCAAGTAGAAGGAGCAAAGCTAATCTTTGGTATGCTCCTAATATGGCTAGTGACACTGATTCCAAGCACCATTTGGGCACAAATCAACACTCTTTTTGTGAAACAAGGCACAACCTTAGACAGAAACCTTGGTTCTGATTTCAAAATCCCAGCAGCTTCTCTAGGTAGCTTTGTAACTCTCTCCATGTTGCTTTCAGTTCCAATGTATGACCGGTTTTTTGTACCGTTCATGCGACAGAAAACTGGCAACCCTAGAGGAATCACATTGCTTCAAAGACTTGGAATTGGATTTTCAATCCAAATCATTGCCATTGCAATTGCTTATGCAGTTGAAGTTAGAAGAATGCATGTCATAAAAGAAAACCTAATTTCTGGTCCTAAAGATATTGTCCCTATGAGTATATTTTGGTTGTTACCACAATATGTTCTTATTGGTATAGCTGATGTGTTCAATGCCATTGGATTGTTGGAATTCTTCTATGATCAATCTCCTGAAGACATGCAGAGTCTTGGAACTACTTTCTTCACTAGTGGAATTGGTGTTGGAAATTTCTTGAATAGCTTTTTGGTAACAATCACTGATAAGATAACAGGAAGAGGGGATAGAAAGAGTTGGATAGCTGATAACTTGAATGATTCTCACTTGGATTACTATTATGGGTTTCTTTTGATCATGTCAAGTGTTAATTTGTTGGTGTTTCTTTGGGTTTCAAGTAAATACATTTACAAAAAGGAATCAACAAGGGTTAAAGAGGCACTTTGTGTTCAAATGGAAGAAAACCCAACTTTGGATGCATCTCTTGGTTTACAAGTATGA